The Equus caballus isolate H_3958 breed thoroughbred chromosome 13, TB-T2T, whole genome shotgun sequence genome includes a window with the following:
- the KNOP1 gene encoding lysine-rich nucleolar protein 1 isoform X1 yields MAAVSTATALPARLRPGRSRNSRGRHSGPRVTSGSRRSALSRGGGEVWPTGMITKTHKGDLGLGLPEKKKKKKVIKEPETQYSVLNSDSCFTEGCPTRATFPSKNVVQGQAPEMPLVKKKKKKKGAGTPCEEHPEPETRPRARRAEMSPSPRKQALALSEFVNGEKKKKRKKSSWPLAMSPSSRVRTSSDPTQGEEVARVGKKLKKHKKDKKAPEATAVSAQDHWFSGAGDTPYACSVGKDGEERPASGQKQKQGSPTEHTVKMKKKKKIHHEEDTRLGHPKLSRAIKSSPRKGRKKKPVKTEAPEYIPIGDDSKAPAKKKIKSKKKAEPTAIEEPALKRKKTKKRKESRVAGESWEEEPDTDLEVVLEKKGNMDEAHIDQVRRKALQEEIDRESGKTEASETGKWTGTQFGQWDTAGFENEEQKVKFLKLMGGFKNLSPSLSRPSNLTGRPSMALSKKAADALQRGLQRDYERALSWKHSRGAGLGFAAPHKAFYIDRNASKSVKFED; encoded by the exons ATGGCCGCGGTTTCCACGGCAACCGCGCTCCCCGCACGGCTGCGACCCGGAAGGAGCCGGAACTCCCGGGGGCGGCACAGCGGCCCGAGAGTGACTTCCGGGTCACGGCGGAGCGCGCTCTCACGTGGAGGCGGGGAAGTTTGGCCGACGG GAATGATCACCAAGACCCACAAAGGAGACCTGGGCCTTGGGCtcccagagaaaaagaagaagaagaaggtaaTCAAAGAACCAGAGACTCAATACTCAGTTTTAAACAGTGACTCTTGTTTCACTGAAGGTTGTCCCACGAGAGCCACATTCCCTTCAAAGAATGTGGTCCAAGGGCAGGCACCCGAGATGCCTCtagtgaagaaaaagaagaagaagaagggcgCTGGCACCCCCTGTGAGGAGCACCCGGAACCTGAGACCAGGCCGCGTGCCAGACGCGCAGAAATGTCGCCCAGCCCCCGCAAGCAGGCTCTGGCTCTGTCCGAGTTCGTcaatggggagaagaagaagaagaggaagaagtccTCGTGGCCTCTGGCCATGTCCCCTAGCTCGAGGGTGAGGACCTCCTCAGACCCCACACAGGGCGAAGAGGTAGCCAGAGTTGGCAAGAAGCTCAAAAAGCACAAGAAGGACAAAAAGGCCCCAGAGGCCACAGCCGTCTCAGCTCAGGACCATTGGTTCTCTGGGGCTGGGGACACCCCGTACGCCTGCTCAGTGGGGAAGGATGGTGAGGAGCGGCCAGCCTCGGGGCAGAAACAGAAGCAGGGGAGCCCCACGGAACACACcgtgaagatgaagaagaaaaagaaaatccaccaCGAGGAAGACACCCGTCTAGGGCACCCCAAGCTCTCCAGGGCCATAAAGAGCAGCcctaggaaaggaaggaaaaagaaaccagtCAAAACTGAGGCTCCAGAATACATCCCAATAGGAGATGACTCCAAGGCCCCTgcgaagaagaaaataaagtccaAGAAAAAGGCAGAGCCGACAGCCATTGAAGAGCCAGctctgaagaggaagaaaacgaaaaagaggaaagagagcagAGTAGCAGGAGAATCTTGGGAGGAG GAGCCCGACACAGACTTAGAGGTGGTGTTAGAGAAGAAAGGCAACATGGATGAGGCACACATAGACCAG GTGAGGCGAAAGGCCTTGCAAGAAGAGATCGATCGTGAGTCGGGCAAAACGGAAGCTTCTGAAACTGGGAAGTGGACG GGGACTCAGTTTGGCCAGTGGGATACTGCTGGTTTTGAAAACGAGGAACAGAAAGTGAAATTCCTCAAGCTTATGGGTGGCTTTAAAAATCTGTCGCCTTCGTTGAGCCGCCCCTCTAACCTGACGGGGAGGCCCAGCATGGCCCTCAGCAAGAAGGCGGCCGACGCCCTGCAGCGGGGCCTGCAGCGGGACTACGAGCGGGCCCTGAGCTGGAAGCACAGCCGGGGGGCCGGCCTCGGCTTCGCTGCCCCGCACAAAGCCTTCTACATCGACAGGAACGCTTCCAAGTCCGTCAAGTTTGAAGATTAA
- the KNOP1 gene encoding lysine-rich nucleolar protein 1 isoform X2, whose protein sequence is MAAVSTATALPARLRPGRSRNSRGRHSGPRVTSGSRRSALSRGGGEVWPTGMITKTHKGDLGLGLPEKKKKKKVIKEPETQYSVLNSDSCFTEGCPTRATFPSKNVVQGQAPEMPLVKKKKKKKGAGTPCEEHPEPETRPRARRAEMSPSPRKQALALSEFVNGEKKKKRKKSSWPLAMSPSSRVRTSSDPTQGEEVARVGKKLKKHKKDKKAPEATAVSAQDHWFSGAGDTPYACSVGKDGEERPASGQKQKQGSPTEHTVKMKKKKKIHHEEDTRLGHPKLSRAIKSSPRKGRKKKPVKTEAPEYIPIGDDSKAPAKKKIKSKKKAEPTAIEEPALKRKKTKKRKESRVAGESWEEVRRKALQEEIDRESGKTEASETGKWTGTQFGQWDTAGFENEEQKVKFLKLMGGFKNLSPSLSRPSNLTGRPSMALSKKAADALQRGLQRDYERALSWKHSRGAGLGFAAPHKAFYIDRNASKSVKFED, encoded by the exons ATGGCCGCGGTTTCCACGGCAACCGCGCTCCCCGCACGGCTGCGACCCGGAAGGAGCCGGAACTCCCGGGGGCGGCACAGCGGCCCGAGAGTGACTTCCGGGTCACGGCGGAGCGCGCTCTCACGTGGAGGCGGGGAAGTTTGGCCGACGG GAATGATCACCAAGACCCACAAAGGAGACCTGGGCCTTGGGCtcccagagaaaaagaagaagaagaaggtaaTCAAAGAACCAGAGACTCAATACTCAGTTTTAAACAGTGACTCTTGTTTCACTGAAGGTTGTCCCACGAGAGCCACATTCCCTTCAAAGAATGTGGTCCAAGGGCAGGCACCCGAGATGCCTCtagtgaagaaaaagaagaagaagaagggcgCTGGCACCCCCTGTGAGGAGCACCCGGAACCTGAGACCAGGCCGCGTGCCAGACGCGCAGAAATGTCGCCCAGCCCCCGCAAGCAGGCTCTGGCTCTGTCCGAGTTCGTcaatggggagaagaagaagaagaggaagaagtccTCGTGGCCTCTGGCCATGTCCCCTAGCTCGAGGGTGAGGACCTCCTCAGACCCCACACAGGGCGAAGAGGTAGCCAGAGTTGGCAAGAAGCTCAAAAAGCACAAGAAGGACAAAAAGGCCCCAGAGGCCACAGCCGTCTCAGCTCAGGACCATTGGTTCTCTGGGGCTGGGGACACCCCGTACGCCTGCTCAGTGGGGAAGGATGGTGAGGAGCGGCCAGCCTCGGGGCAGAAACAGAAGCAGGGGAGCCCCACGGAACACACcgtgaagatgaagaagaaaaagaaaatccaccaCGAGGAAGACACCCGTCTAGGGCACCCCAAGCTCTCCAGGGCCATAAAGAGCAGCcctaggaaaggaaggaaaaagaaaccagtCAAAACTGAGGCTCCAGAATACATCCCAATAGGAGATGACTCCAAGGCCCCTgcgaagaagaaaataaagtccaAGAAAAAGGCAGAGCCGACAGCCATTGAAGAGCCAGctctgaagaggaagaaaacgaaaaagaggaaagagagcagAGTAGCAGGAGAATCTTGGGAGGAG GTGAGGCGAAAGGCCTTGCAAGAAGAGATCGATCGTGAGTCGGGCAAAACGGAAGCTTCTGAAACTGGGAAGTGGACG GGGACTCAGTTTGGCCAGTGGGATACTGCTGGTTTTGAAAACGAGGAACAGAAAGTGAAATTCCTCAAGCTTATGGGTGGCTTTAAAAATCTGTCGCCTTCGTTGAGCCGCCCCTCTAACCTGACGGGGAGGCCCAGCATGGCCCTCAGCAAGAAGGCGGCCGACGCCCTGCAGCGGGGCCTGCAGCGGGACTACGAGCGGGCCCTGAGCTGGAAGCACAGCCGGGGGGCCGGCCTCGGCTTCGCTGCCCCGCACAAAGCCTTCTACATCGACAGGAACGCTTCCAAGTCCGTCAAGTTTGAAGATTAA
- the KNOP1 gene encoding lysine-rich nucleolar protein 1 isoform X4, which yields MITKTHKGDLGLGLPEKKKKKKVIKEPETQYSVLNSDSCFTEGCPTRATFPSKNVVQGQAPEMPLVKKKKKKKGAGTPCEEHPEPETRPRARRAEMSPSPRKQALALSEFVNGEKKKKRKKSSWPLAMSPSSRVRTSSDPTQGEEVARVGKKLKKHKKDKKAPEATAVSAQDHWFSGAGDTPYACSVGKDGEERPASGQKQKQGSPTEHTVKMKKKKKIHHEEDTRLGHPKLSRAIKSSPRKGRKKKPVKTEAPEYIPIGDDSKAPAKKKIKSKKKAEPTAIEEPALKRKKTKKRKESRVAGESWEEVRRKALQEEIDRESGKTEASETGKWTGTQFGQWDTAGFENEEQKVKFLKLMGGFKNLSPSLSRPSNLTGRPSMALSKKAADALQRGLQRDYERALSWKHSRGAGLGFAAPHKAFYIDRNASKSVKFED from the exons ATGATCACCAAGACCCACAAAGGAGACCTGGGCCTTGGGCtcccagagaaaaagaagaagaagaaggtaaTCAAAGAACCAGAGACTCAATACTCAGTTTTAAACAGTGACTCTTGTTTCACTGAAGGTTGTCCCACGAGAGCCACATTCCCTTCAAAGAATGTGGTCCAAGGGCAGGCACCCGAGATGCCTCtagtgaagaaaaagaagaagaagaagggcgCTGGCACCCCCTGTGAGGAGCACCCGGAACCTGAGACCAGGCCGCGTGCCAGACGCGCAGAAATGTCGCCCAGCCCCCGCAAGCAGGCTCTGGCTCTGTCCGAGTTCGTcaatggggagaagaagaagaagaggaagaagtccTCGTGGCCTCTGGCCATGTCCCCTAGCTCGAGGGTGAGGACCTCCTCAGACCCCACACAGGGCGAAGAGGTAGCCAGAGTTGGCAAGAAGCTCAAAAAGCACAAGAAGGACAAAAAGGCCCCAGAGGCCACAGCCGTCTCAGCTCAGGACCATTGGTTCTCTGGGGCTGGGGACACCCCGTACGCCTGCTCAGTGGGGAAGGATGGTGAGGAGCGGCCAGCCTCGGGGCAGAAACAGAAGCAGGGGAGCCCCACGGAACACACcgtgaagatgaagaagaaaaagaaaatccaccaCGAGGAAGACACCCGTCTAGGGCACCCCAAGCTCTCCAGGGCCATAAAGAGCAGCcctaggaaaggaaggaaaaagaaaccagtCAAAACTGAGGCTCCAGAATACATCCCAATAGGAGATGACTCCAAGGCCCCTgcgaagaagaaaataaagtccaAGAAAAAGGCAGAGCCGACAGCCATTGAAGAGCCAGctctgaagaggaagaaaacgaaaaagaggaaagagagcagAGTAGCAGGAGAATCTTGGGAGGAG GTGAGGCGAAAGGCCTTGCAAGAAGAGATCGATCGTGAGTCGGGCAAAACGGAAGCTTCTGAAACTGGGAAGTGGACG GGGACTCAGTTTGGCCAGTGGGATACTGCTGGTTTTGAAAACGAGGAACAGAAAGTGAAATTCCTCAAGCTTATGGGTGGCTTTAAAAATCTGTCGCCTTCGTTGAGCCGCCCCTCTAACCTGACGGGGAGGCCCAGCATGGCCCTCAGCAAGAAGGCGGCCGACGCCCTGCAGCGGGGCCTGCAGCGGGACTACGAGCGGGCCCTGAGCTGGAAGCACAGCCGGGGGGCCGGCCTCGGCTTCGCTGCCCCGCACAAAGCCTTCTACATCGACAGGAACGCTTCCAAGTCCGTCAAGTTTGAAGATTAA
- the KNOP1 gene encoding lysine-rich nucleolar protein 1 isoform X3, which yields MITKTHKGDLGLGLPEKKKKKKVIKEPETQYSVLNSDSCFTEGCPTRATFPSKNVVQGQAPEMPLVKKKKKKKGAGTPCEEHPEPETRPRARRAEMSPSPRKQALALSEFVNGEKKKKRKKSSWPLAMSPSSRVRTSSDPTQGEEVARVGKKLKKHKKDKKAPEATAVSAQDHWFSGAGDTPYACSVGKDGEERPASGQKQKQGSPTEHTVKMKKKKKIHHEEDTRLGHPKLSRAIKSSPRKGRKKKPVKTEAPEYIPIGDDSKAPAKKKIKSKKKAEPTAIEEPALKRKKTKKRKESRVAGESWEEEPDTDLEVVLEKKGNMDEAHIDQVRRKALQEEIDRESGKTEASETGKWTGTQFGQWDTAGFENEEQKVKFLKLMGGFKNLSPSLSRPSNLTGRPSMALSKKAADALQRGLQRDYERALSWKHSRGAGLGFAAPHKAFYIDRNASKSVKFED from the exons ATGATCACCAAGACCCACAAAGGAGACCTGGGCCTTGGGCtcccagagaaaaagaagaagaagaaggtaaTCAAAGAACCAGAGACTCAATACTCAGTTTTAAACAGTGACTCTTGTTTCACTGAAGGTTGTCCCACGAGAGCCACATTCCCTTCAAAGAATGTGGTCCAAGGGCAGGCACCCGAGATGCCTCtagtgaagaaaaagaagaagaagaagggcgCTGGCACCCCCTGTGAGGAGCACCCGGAACCTGAGACCAGGCCGCGTGCCAGACGCGCAGAAATGTCGCCCAGCCCCCGCAAGCAGGCTCTGGCTCTGTCCGAGTTCGTcaatggggagaagaagaagaagaggaagaagtccTCGTGGCCTCTGGCCATGTCCCCTAGCTCGAGGGTGAGGACCTCCTCAGACCCCACACAGGGCGAAGAGGTAGCCAGAGTTGGCAAGAAGCTCAAAAAGCACAAGAAGGACAAAAAGGCCCCAGAGGCCACAGCCGTCTCAGCTCAGGACCATTGGTTCTCTGGGGCTGGGGACACCCCGTACGCCTGCTCAGTGGGGAAGGATGGTGAGGAGCGGCCAGCCTCGGGGCAGAAACAGAAGCAGGGGAGCCCCACGGAACACACcgtgaagatgaagaagaaaaagaaaatccaccaCGAGGAAGACACCCGTCTAGGGCACCCCAAGCTCTCCAGGGCCATAAAGAGCAGCcctaggaaaggaaggaaaaagaaaccagtCAAAACTGAGGCTCCAGAATACATCCCAATAGGAGATGACTCCAAGGCCCCTgcgaagaagaaaataaagtccaAGAAAAAGGCAGAGCCGACAGCCATTGAAGAGCCAGctctgaagaggaagaaaacgaaaaagaggaaagagagcagAGTAGCAGGAGAATCTTGGGAGGAG GAGCCCGACACAGACTTAGAGGTGGTGTTAGAGAAGAAAGGCAACATGGATGAGGCACACATAGACCAG GTGAGGCGAAAGGCCTTGCAAGAAGAGATCGATCGTGAGTCGGGCAAAACGGAAGCTTCTGAAACTGGGAAGTGGACG GGGACTCAGTTTGGCCAGTGGGATACTGCTGGTTTTGAAAACGAGGAACAGAAAGTGAAATTCCTCAAGCTTATGGGTGGCTTTAAAAATCTGTCGCCTTCGTTGAGCCGCCCCTCTAACCTGACGGGGAGGCCCAGCATGGCCCTCAGCAAGAAGGCGGCCGACGCCCTGCAGCGGGGCCTGCAGCGGGACTACGAGCGGGCCCTGAGCTGGAAGCACAGCCGGGGGGCCGGCCTCGGCTTCGCTGCCCCGCACAAAGCCTTCTACATCGACAGGAACGCTTCCAAGTCCGTCAAGTTTGAAGATTAA